A genomic window from Tolypothrix sp. PCC 7910 includes:
- a CDS encoding Mo-dependent nitrogenase C-terminal domain-containing protein, with the protein MEVLNKPQLNNNLLNQIRYQIDGIEIHNSNLARILCTIIPSHCPFEKTVKFLGHTLFQIPPLCKLNPFYEEVVGLRFKCLSYLVDECGEDVTKYC; encoded by the coding sequence ATGGAAGTACTAAATAAACCTCAATTGAACAACAATTTATTAAATCAAATCCGATATCAAATTGATGGTATCGAAATCCATAATTCTAATCTGGCTAGAATATTATGCACAATTATTCCCTCTCATTGCCCTTTTGAAAAAACTGTCAAATTTTTAGGTCATACGCTTTTTCAAATCCCACCTTTGTGTAAACTTAACCCCTTCTATGAAGAAGTAGTTGGTCTGCGTTTTAAGTGTTTGTCATACTTAGTAGATGAATGTGGAGAAGATGTAACAAAATACTGCTAA
- a CDS encoding tRNA-dihydrouridine synthase family protein, producing the protein MSQVSLPQSLQTGLPITALAPMQDVTNLWFMKVIAQYGSPDYFFTEYFRVNETSRLNRNILAAITENDTGRPVFAQMIGESIPDLVRTAKELCNYNIAGVDLNMGCPAPRIYRKQVGGGLLLTPEKVDRILGELRQAISDRPLTVKMRVGFENTDTFYKILDLINRHSIDLLSLHGRTVKDMYHGPVKYDLIAEAVRWVNCPVLANGNIYSAKKALEVLSQTGAAGVMVGRWAIGNPWLFNQIRQALRQEAIAPMPLVEVRNYIERLWQTPEAPNIPERARVGYLKMFLNYIALSVDAQGLFLRLMRQAQTEVELFKICDRFLLSEETKTLALEPYQGV; encoded by the coding sequence TTGTCCCAGGTATCGCTCCCTCAATCCCTGCAAACAGGCTTACCTATCACTGCTCTTGCGCCCATGCAGGATGTGACAAACCTGTGGTTTATGAAAGTAATTGCCCAATACGGTAGCCCTGACTACTTTTTTACCGAGTATTTCCGCGTCAATGAGACTTCACGGCTAAATCGTAACATTCTGGCAGCAATCACTGAAAACGACACAGGCCGCCCAGTTTTTGCTCAAATGATTGGCGAAAGCATTCCAGATTTGGTCAGAACAGCAAAGGAACTCTGCAACTATAATATTGCTGGCGTTGACTTGAATATGGGCTGTCCAGCACCGAGAATCTATCGCAAGCAAGTTGGGGGTGGATTGCTGCTCACACCAGAAAAAGTGGATCGGATTTTGGGAGAATTGCGACAAGCAATCAGCGATCGCCCTTTAACTGTGAAGATGCGTGTAGGCTTTGAAAATACAGATACTTTTTACAAGATTTTAGATTTGATTAATCGTCACAGCATTGATTTACTAAGTTTGCATGGTCGCACGGTCAAAGATATGTACCACGGGCCAGTCAAATATGATTTGATTGCTGAAGCTGTAAGGTGGGTAAATTGTCCAGTGCTTGCCAACGGTAATATTTACTCAGCGAAAAAAGCCTTAGAAGTACTTTCCCAAACGGGCGCAGCAGGTGTGATGGTCGGGCGCTGGGCGATTGGGAATCCTTGGCTATTTAATCAAATTCGCCAAGCTTTGCGACAAGAAGCGATCGCACCCATGCCATTAGTAGAAGTACGCAACTATATTGAGCGTTTATGGCAAACTCCCGAAGCCCCAAATATACCAGAGCGCGCGCGGGTAGGCTACCTGAAAATGTTCCTGAATTACATTGCCTTAAGTGTAGATGCCCAAGGGCTTTTCCTACGGTTGATGCGTCAGGCACAAACTGAAGTAGAACTATTTAAAATCTGCGATCGCTTTCTCCTGAGTGAAGAAACAAAAACTTTAGCCCTAGAACCCTATCAAGGCGTGTGA
- a CDS encoding transcriptional regulator, with translation MLKQAKVSYLTHQLWQQLAAKLGVADLTINNWENSHIEPDVLALKQPKTMSKELHYAPEINPQE, from the coding sequence TTGCTGAAGCAAGCAAAAGTTAGCTATCTCACTCATCAACTCTGGCAGCAGTTGGCTGCAAAATTGGGAGTCGCTGACTTAACCATAAATAACTGGGAAAATAGTCATATTGAACCTGATGTATTGGCGCTTAAGCAACCTAAAACCATGAGCAAGGAATTGCACTATGCACCGGAGATTAACCCTCAGGAGTGA
- a CDS encoding efflux RND transporter permease subunit, translating into MSVSIANNFIKRPVLTTVCTLVILIVGCVCIPLLPLNYLPDIAPIRVQVSANYTGADVSTVESAVTTTLERQINGVEGMQYMTSNSSAGSSQISVYFGAGTDKNIDQVNVQNRIARATPRLPTSVQQLGVTAQTASTSILLVYTFYAENNEYDPLFISNYIDLNLRDQLLRTPGVGDLTIFGEKRYAMRLWLDPNALASRQLTVADVATALRSQNILAGAGTIGQAPIPPGQSYEIPLRVNGQFQNASEFENLVIKTGSNGDLIKLRDVGRAELGSETYVSNARNNGKPAIGLAIYQSPGSNALDVAKNIEAQMEELSKEFPPGLKTQIVYDTVGFVQASLEEVVKTLAEAIALVVLVIFLFLQDWRATIIPIVAIPVSLIGALAFAYIFKFSLNNLTLFGLILATGLVVDDAIIVVEAIARKIEQGVRPLQASFEAMEELTGAVVATSLVLMAVFIPVAFFPGSTGKMYQQFALVIAFSIAISTFNALSFSPSMAAILLRPPQPKRGPLGWFFNKFNQILGWIIDRFLAIVRFLIRLRYAVVALFVVGLFGTYFMFTHVPTGFVPNEDQGIVLGIIQGPDGVALNYTDQVITKLEQILQKEPEVENVFATSGFGFAGSGSNRGVFFAKLKPWEERTNPDQSASAILKRINGAFQTIPEAIITAVNPPPIQGFSTLGGFELQLEDRTNGRLTIDDFFANAQAVIAQANQQPSLAGGVFTQFTASTPQFQIDFDRNRLEALNVDFQQAVNTLGAAIGSQYVNDFTLGQQSYRVYVQAEGNYRRSPDDINQLYVRSTNNQMVRLSEVAKLTPITGPAVISHYNGFRSISIQGREAQGYSSGQAIQAMQQTVTANALPGVGSDWTGTAREELSAGNLGILIFGFGIIMVFLTLAAQYESYVDPAIILLTVPLALLGALSALSLRGLVNDVYANVALVMLIGLASKNAILIVEFANQAFEQGMTITQAALTAAQERFRPIVMTSSASLLGFFPLVIASGAGSASRWSLGTALFGGLLVATVLSLLIVPVLYVIIKNLEERFLKRKPAHQTKSPNSDRQEEQVAAGVGSVDERGSGDSR; encoded by the coding sequence TTGAGCGTGTCGATTGCGAACAACTTTATCAAACGCCCGGTATTAACTACCGTTTGTACCCTAGTGATTCTGATTGTGGGGTGCGTGTGTATTCCGCTACTACCACTCAATTATTTGCCAGATATTGCTCCGATTCGCGTTCAGGTGTCTGCTAACTATACAGGGGCAGATGTGTCAACCGTTGAAAGTGCTGTTACTACAACCCTAGAGCGGCAAATTAATGGTGTCGAGGGTATGCAATACATGACCTCGAACAGTTCCGCTGGCAGTAGCCAAATTTCAGTATATTTTGGGGCAGGAACAGATAAAAATATTGACCAAGTAAACGTCCAAAATCGCATCGCCCGGGCGACACCCCGCTTACCAACCAGCGTGCAACAACTTGGTGTGACAGCACAAACGGCTTCCACAAGTATTTTGTTGGTGTATACGTTCTATGCCGAAAATAACGAGTACGACCCGCTATTTATTAGTAACTATATTGACCTAAATTTACGCGATCAACTGCTGCGAACGCCTGGGGTGGGCGATTTAACGATTTTTGGTGAAAAACGCTATGCCATGCGGTTGTGGCTCGATCCCAATGCTTTAGCGAGTCGGCAATTAACCGTGGCAGATGTGGCGACAGCACTGCGATCGCAAAATATTCTCGCTGGTGCTGGGACTATTGGACAAGCACCCATACCCCCAGGACAAAGCTATGAAATTCCGTTGCGGGTAAATGGTCAATTTCAAAATGCGTCAGAGTTTGAGAACCTAGTAATTAAAACGGGGAGTAATGGGGATTTAATTAAACTCCGAGATGTGGGGCGTGCGGAACTCGGCTCAGAGACTTACGTCAGTAATGCCAGAAATAACGGTAAACCTGCGATTGGGCTGGCAATTTATCAGTCGCCAGGAAGTAATGCGCTAGATGTAGCGAAAAACATTGAAGCGCAGATGGAGGAGTTAAGCAAAGAGTTTCCACCCGGATTAAAAACCCAGATCGTTTACGATACCGTGGGGTTTGTGCAAGCTTCTCTAGAAGAAGTAGTGAAAACTCTGGCGGAAGCGATCGCCCTAGTTGTCTTGGTGATTTTTCTGTTTCTCCAAGACTGGCGCGCCACAATTATTCCCATTGTGGCGATTCCGGTGTCGCTGATTGGCGCGTTAGCGTTTGCTTATATATTTAAATTTTCACTCAACAATTTAACTTTATTTGGCTTAATCTTAGCCACAGGGTTAGTCGTAGATGACGCGATTATCGTTGTGGAAGCGATCGCCCGTAAAATTGAACAGGGAGTTAGGCCCCTGCAAGCTTCCTTTGAAGCAATGGAAGAATTGACGGGGGCGGTAGTTGCAACATCGCTGGTATTGATGGCGGTGTTTATTCCGGTGGCATTTTTCCCAGGTTCCACCGGGAAAATGTATCAGCAGTTCGCCTTAGTAATTGCCTTCTCCATCGCCATTTCCACCTTTAACGCCCTTTCCTTCAGTCCCAGTATGGCGGCGATTCTGCTGCGTCCGCCTCAACCCAAACGCGGCCCCTTGGGCTGGTTTTTTAACAAATTTAATCAGATTTTGGGATGGATTATTGACAGATTTCTGGCGATCGTCCGTTTTTTAATTCGCCTGCGTTATGCTGTCGTGGCATTGTTTGTGGTGGGATTATTTGGGACTTATTTTATGTTCACCCATGTCCCCACCGGATTTGTACCCAATGAAGACCAGGGGATTGTCTTAGGGATTATTCAAGGCCCCGATGGAGTCGCCCTTAACTATACAGATCAGGTAATTACCAAACTTGAGCAAATTCTGCAAAAAGAACCAGAAGTTGAAAACGTTTTTGCAACTTCCGGCTTTGGTTTTGCAGGTAGTGGCTCAAATCGCGGTGTCTTCTTTGCCAAACTGAAACCTTGGGAGGAACGCACCAACCCAGACCAAAGCGCCTCAGCAATTTTAAAGCGAATTAATGGCGCATTTCAAACTATCCCAGAAGCGATTATCACCGCAGTTAATCCGCCGCCAATTCAAGGTTTTAGTACCTTGGGGGGATTTGAGTTACAACTGGAAGACCGCACCAATGGCAGATTGACAATAGATGACTTCTTCGCCAACGCCCAAGCAGTGATTGCTCAAGCCAACCAACAACCATCCCTAGCTGGTGGTGTGTTTACGCAGTTTACCGCCAGTACACCCCAGTTTCAAATCGACTTTGATCGCAATCGCCTAGAAGCACTTAATGTTGATTTTCAGCAAGCTGTCAACACCTTGGGCGCAGCTATCGGTTCGCAGTATGTCAACGATTTTACTTTGGGACAGCAGAGCTACCGCGTTTATGTGCAAGCCGAGGGGAATTATCGGCGATCGCCTGATGATATTAATCAACTTTATGTGCGATCGACAAACAACCAAATGGTGCGCTTGAGTGAAGTAGCGAAGCTTACACCAATTACAGGGCCAGCCGTCATCTCTCACTACAACGGCTTCCGCTCCATCAGTATCCAAGGTAGAGAAGCACAGGGTTACAGTAGTGGACAAGCAATCCAAGCCATGCAGCAAACAGTAACCGCCAACGCATTACCAGGCGTGGGTAGTGATTGGACAGGAACCGCCCGCGAAGAATTATCCGCAGGTAACTTGGGGATTCTAATTTTTGGCTTCGGGATTATTATGGTGTTCCTCACCTTGGCGGCTCAGTATGAAAGTTATGTTGACCCAGCAATTATTCTGTTAACTGTACCGTTAGCCTTGTTAGGTGCATTGAGTGCGCTATCATTGCGCGGTTTAGTAAACGATGTCTACGCCAACGTCGCCTTGGTAATGTTAATCGGACTCGCCTCCAAAAACGCCATTTTGATTGTCGAGTTTGCCAACCAAGCCTTTGAGCAAGGAATGACAATTACCCAAGCAGCCTTAACAGCCGCCCAAGAGCGATTTCGACCAATCGTCATGACCTCCAGTGCCTCACTGCTGGGATTCTTCCCCCTCGTCATCGCCTCCGGTGCAGGTTCCGCCTCCCGTTGGTCATTAGGAACAGCGTTATTTGGGGGATTACTGGTAGCAACAGTTTTAAGTTTGCTGATTGTGCCAGTTTTGTATGTCATCATCAAGAATTTGGAAGAACGCTTCCTAAAACGCAAACCTGCTCATCAAACCAAATCGCCTAACTCTGATAGACAAGAGGAACAAGTAGCCGCTGGGGTGGGAAGTGTTGATGAGCGCGGTTCCGGTGATTCCAGGTAA
- a CDS encoding nitroreductase family protein codes for MTNKTADTLYPVEELLRERWSPLAFSEEPVETDKLCTILEAAGWAASSYNEQPWSFIVATKDNPAEFQRLLDCLAEGNQEWAKNAPVLIISVAKLNFERNGVENRHAFHDVGAATTTLAIQAMALGLFIHQMAGFDVPKAKEVYSIPDGYEPVAAIALGYLGDPQTLSERLQQRELALRSRKPLETYVFSGSWNQVSPVINSQD; via the coding sequence ATGACTAACAAAACAGCTGATACTCTATATCCAGTTGAAGAACTGCTGCGGGAACGGTGGAGTCCTTTGGCTTTTTCTGAGGAACCAGTGGAAACAGATAAATTATGCACTATTTTAGAAGCAGCAGGATGGGCAGCATCATCTTATAATGAGCAGCCGTGGAGTTTTATTGTTGCTACTAAAGATAATCCAGCAGAATTTCAACGTTTATTAGATTGTCTAGCTGAAGGAAATCAAGAATGGGCGAAAAATGCCCCTGTTTTGATAATTTCTGTAGCCAAACTTAACTTTGAGCGCAACGGTGTAGAAAATCGGCACGCTTTTCATGATGTCGGCGCGGCGACGACTACTTTAGCAATCCAAGCAATGGCGTTAGGGCTATTTATTCACCAAATGGCGGGATTTGATGTCCCTAAAGCCAAAGAAGTATACAGCATTCCAGATGGTTATGAGCCTGTAGCTGCGATCGCACTTGGCTATCTTGGCGATCCGCAAACTCTCTCAGAAAGGTTACAGCAACGAGAGTTGGCGCTACGCAGCCGCAAACCTTTAGAAACATATGTATTCTCTGGTAGTTGGAATCAAGTCTCACCAGTCATCAACAGCCAAGATTAA
- a CDS encoding PAS domain S-box protein: MTEADSQFLKGDRSRWKVLLTPVLHYSVALLSVALALGINFQLSPYLNATPTSLFFAAVMVSAWYGGLGAGLLATTLSTLAIHYFLIEPIYSLSISNVSSLVRLSVFLMAALLINSLNEAQRTARQRAEANLQALKQSKARFSCLAESNIIGIIVADLNGPILEANDIFLQMVGYTQEELRSGRMRWREMTPPEYLEASDRAVEELLTTGACTPFEKEYIRKDGSRIPVLHGAVMSGENTVVGFVLDITNRKGIEEKLQRTNQTLQTLIDVCPVAIAFIDPQGIVKLWNRAAEQIYGWSAEEVIGQFMPTVPHRTQEFLTSIQTVLSGRSLNGLEVQHQRKDGQMVDLEIWSNLAHDGEGNPGCLGIGWDITQRKQVESALRQSEARYQVLVSNMPGMVYRYSPCADGSAAFTYVSSGARELVELEPEVIVRDANAFLSLIHPEDWPSFTDSVAIAVANSLPWQWEGRLITPSGQLKWVQGRSRPEQTEYGEAWDGLFFDISDRKRDEEALRRSEERFRISQELSLDAFTILDSVRDQTGAIADFVWTYVNPKAAEILQHPVEELVGQRLLEVLPGNEINTELFRRYVQVVETGKAHDIELFYDAEGITGWFRNMAVKLGDGVAISFSDITRRKQTETALRESEERLRLALTATNQGLFDLNVQTGDGVVSPEYARMLGYEPEEFHETNAQWLERLHPDDLASTYQAYEDYIAGKIDTYRAEFRLRTKSGAWKWILSIGKILSWDSQGKPLRMLGTHTDITERKLAEAERERLLEREQAARAEAETANRIKDEFLAVLSHELRSPLNPILGWAKLLQAGKLDAKTSQKAIATIERNAKLQTQLIDDLLDVSRILRGKLALQISPVNIVTVVESALETVRLAAEAKQIQIQTVFTDDTLQVSGDGARLQQIVWNLLSNAVKFTPEGGQVEIFVEQISNHAQIQVKDNGKGISTDFLPYVFDYFRQEDSKTTRKFGGLGLGLAIVRHLTELHGGTVHVYSLGLEQGATFTIQLPLLSSSATINQDGEPPQKVLSLNGIKILVVDDDQDAREFVAFLLEQEMATVVMAASGNEALTALTQFQPNIILSDIGMPGMDGYMLMQKVRALSPEQGGLTKAIALTAYAGEYDQKQALKAGFQKHIAKPIEPEILIKAICEMIRA; this comes from the coding sequence ATGACTGAGGCAGATTCACAATTTCTCAAGGGCGATCGCAGCAGGTGGAAGGTATTACTGACCCCAGTATTACACTATAGCGTTGCCTTGTTATCAGTTGCCTTAGCACTAGGGATTAACTTTCAGTTAAGTCCATATCTGAATGCAACACCGACTTCACTATTTTTCGCCGCAGTCATGGTGAGTGCTTGGTATGGAGGTTTAGGCGCAGGATTGCTCGCAACTACTTTGTCTACATTGGCAATTCACTACTTCTTGATTGAGCCGATCTACTCACTCAGTATTTCTAATGTGTCAAGCCTAGTGCGGCTGAGCGTTTTCCTAATGGCGGCCTTGCTGATCAATTCGCTGAACGAAGCGCAAAGAACAGCGCGGCAAAGGGCTGAAGCAAATTTGCAAGCATTAAAGCAAAGCAAAGCACGGTTTAGTTGTTTGGCAGAGTCTAACATTATTGGGATTATTGTGGCGGATTTAAACGGCCCCATCTTGGAAGCCAACGATATATTTCTGCAAATGGTGGGCTATACCCAAGAGGAGTTACGATCTGGTCGCATGCGTTGGCGGGAGATGACTCCGCCAGAATACCTTGAGGCGAGCGATCGCGCTGTTGAGGAGTTGCTCACAACTGGAGCCTGTACGCCTTTTGAGAAGGAGTATATTCGTAAAGATGGTTCTCGGATTCCTGTACTGCATGGTGCTGTGATGTCGGGAGAAAACACCGTTGTTGGTTTTGTGCTAGATATTACCAACCGCAAAGGGATAGAGGAAAAACTGCAGCGCACGAACCAGACGCTACAAACTCTGATTGATGTCTGTCCAGTTGCCATTGCTTTTATTGATCCCCAAGGGATTGTCAAATTGTGGAATCGCGCCGCCGAGCAAATCTATGGTTGGAGCGCAGAAGAAGTAATTGGGCAATTTATGCCCACCGTTCCCCATCGCACTCAAGAATTTCTGACCAGCATTCAAACAGTATTAAGTGGGCGATCGCTCAATGGTTTGGAAGTCCAGCATCAGCGTAAAGATGGGCAAATGGTCGATTTGGAGATTTGGTCTAATTTAGCCCATGATGGTGAGGGAAATCCCGGTTGCTTAGGTATCGGTTGGGACATTACCCAACGCAAGCAAGTAGAATCGGCACTCCGCCAAAGTGAAGCAAGATACCAAGTGCTAGTTAGTAATATGCCAGGAATGGTTTATCGCTATAGTCCCTGCGCCGATGGTTCGGCTGCTTTTACCTATGTCAGTTCCGGCGCTCGGGAATTGGTGGAATTGGAACCGGAAGTGATTGTTCGAGATGCAAATGCCTTTTTAAGCTTAATTCATCCCGAAGACTGGCCATCTTTTACAGATTCCGTAGCGATCGCTGTTGCTAATTCCCTACCCTGGCAATGGGAAGGACGGCTGATTACACCATCGGGACAACTTAAGTGGGTTCAAGGGCGTTCTCGTCCAGAGCAAACTGAATATGGTGAGGCTTGGGATGGTCTATTTTTTGATATTAGCGATCGCAAACGTGATGAAGAAGCTTTGCGCCGCAGTGAAGAACGCTTCCGCATCAGTCAAGAACTTTCCCTTGATGCCTTTACTATTTTAGATAGCGTGCGCGATCAAACCGGAGCGATCGCGGATTTTGTTTGGACTTACGTGAATCCGAAAGCTGCGGAGATTCTGCAACATCCTGTAGAAGAACTTGTGGGCCAACGTTTGCTTGAAGTGCTTCCTGGCAATGAAATTAATACTGAATTATTTAGACGCTATGTCCAGGTTGTAGAAACTGGCAAAGCCCACGATATTGAATTGTTCTACGATGCCGAGGGTATTACGGGATGGTTCCGGAATATGGCAGTGAAGCTAGGGGATGGGGTAGCCATCTCCTTTAGCGATATTACTAGACGTAAGCAAACAGAGACGGCGCTGCGTGAAAGTGAAGAACGCTTGCGATTGGCTTTAACAGCCACCAATCAAGGACTTTTCGACCTCAATGTGCAAACAGGTGATGGCGTAGTCAGCCCAGAATATGCGCGGATGCTAGGCTACGAGCCCGAAGAGTTTCACGAAACCAATGCTCAATGGCTCGAGCGCCTGCATCCCGATGACTTAGCATCAACTTATCAAGCCTATGAAGACTACATTGCTGGCAAAATAGATACTTATCGTGCTGAGTTCAGACTGCGAACAAAATCAGGTGCTTGGAAATGGATTCTTTCCATAGGTAAAATTCTCTCCTGGGATAGCCAGGGTAAACCTTTGCGAATGTTGGGAACCCATACTGACATTACTGAGCGTAAACTTGCAGAAGCAGAGCGAGAACGACTGCTAGAACGGGAACAAGCAGCCAGAGCAGAAGCCGAAACCGCCAACCGCATCAAAGATGAATTTTTAGCGGTGTTATCCCATGAATTGCGATCGCCGCTCAATCCTATTCTCGGTTGGGCAAAACTACTGCAGGCAGGTAAACTAGATGCCAAAACCAGCCAAAAGGCGATCGCAACTATCGAACGCAACGCCAAGCTACAAACCCAACTAATTGACGATTTACTCGATGTCTCCCGGATTTTACGCGGTAAACTAGCTTTGCAGATTTCGCCAGTCAACATAGTTACAGTGGTGGAATCTGCTTTAGAAACAGTGCGCCTAGCAGCAGAGGCAAAACAGATTCAAATTCAAACAGTTTTCACCGATGATACTTTACAAGTATCTGGAGATGGGGCAAGGCTACAACAAATTGTTTGGAATTTGCTTTCTAATGCCGTTAAATTTACACCAGAAGGCGGACAAGTTGAAATTTTTGTAGAGCAAATTAGCAACCATGCCCAAATTCAGGTTAAAGATAATGGTAAAGGTATCAGTACAGATTTTTTACCTTACGTCTTTGACTATTTCCGCCAAGAAGATAGCAAAACCACCCGCAAATTTGGGGGATTAGGTTTAGGTTTAGCGATAGTTCGTCATTTAACGGAACTGCATGGCGGAACCGTTCATGTATATAGCCTTGGGCTTGAACAAGGAGCAACCTTTACAATTCAACTACCGCTACTGTCTAGTTCTGCCACTATTAATCAGGATGGCGAACCACCGCAAAAAGTTTTGAGTTTAAACGGTATCAAAATTTTAGTCGTTGATGATGATCAAGATGCCCGTGAATTTGTCGCTTTTCTATTAGAGCAGGAAATGGCAACAGTCGTTATGGCAGCTTCTGGGAATGAAGCTTTAACAGCTTTAACTCAATTTCAACCCAACATCATATTAAGCGATATCGGAATGCCTGGTATGGATGGCTATATGTTGATGCAGAAAGTGAGAGCATTATCACCAGAACAAGGCGGATTAACTAAAGCGATCGCTCTCACGGCTTATGCAGGAGAATACGACCAAAAACAGGCTCTCAAAGCTGGCTTTCAAAAGCATATTGCTAAACCTATAGAGCCAGAAATTTTAATTAAAGCTATTTGTGAAATGATTAGGGCATAG
- a CDS encoding efflux RND transporter periplasmic adaptor subunit — protein sequence METPNPKINNSAFRRLSGQQGLLVGLGLGLVLAIGGMTVFSRFGNQRAAAPTQSAPAAGAKNAALPVKVQQVGTSTTEESTNFVGALEAQQKVTLQPQIQGRIENILVSSGQRVQKGTPIASLSLDQTQANVASSIAAANAAQAGLKTAQAQLQQAQAQRTKVAANLQLQQTQLNRTQQLVSEGALATQQLDIARNNVQAAIADLQAADKEVAAANAGIRQAQANIRQAQAGTAAAQVNVNLKRVVSPINGIVGEFPVKIGDYVSTGQTITTIIQNDALDLNLSVPSNRLKQLRAGLPVQLVEPTTQKVIGTGAINYISPTVSSNQQSILSKARFNNSQGRLRDGQYVQARIIWNRQPGILIPTVAISRIGGQSFVFVTENTTVNGKPQQIVHQRLVRLGDIQGTNYQVLDGLKPGETIVTSGILKLREGTPIQPQS from the coding sequence ATGGAAACTCCTAATCCGAAAATCAATAATTCCGCTTTCAGAAGGCTTTCAGGACAGCAAGGGCTACTGGTAGGGTTGGGGCTGGGTTTAGTCTTAGCTATTGGCGGGATGACTGTGTTTTCTCGTTTTGGGAATCAGCGTGCAGCTGCTCCCACTCAATCTGCTCCCGCCGCAGGTGCTAAAAATGCGGCATTACCAGTAAAGGTTCAGCAAGTTGGCACTAGCACAACTGAAGAAAGTACCAATTTTGTGGGGGCTTTAGAAGCACAACAAAAAGTGACCCTACAACCGCAAATTCAGGGGCGAATTGAAAATATTCTCGTGTCTAGCGGGCAACGGGTGCAGAAGGGAACGCCGATCGCATCTTTGAGTTTAGATCAGACTCAGGCGAATGTTGCTAGTTCCATCGCCGCGGCTAATGCTGCCCAAGCGGGGTTAAAAACGGCGCAAGCGCAACTACAACAAGCCCAGGCACAGCGTACTAAGGTAGCGGCAAATCTTCAACTCCAGCAAACCCAATTGAATCGCACCCAACAATTAGTCAGTGAGGGGGCATTGGCAACACAGCAGTTAGATATTGCCAGGAATAATGTGCAAGCTGCGATCGCGGATTTACAAGCTGCAGATAAGGAAGTTGCAGCCGCTAATGCTGGCATTAGGCAAGCTCAGGCTAATATTCGCCAAGCCCAAGCTGGTACGGCGGCGGCGCAAGTAAATGTGAATCTTAAACGCGTAGTATCACCGATTAATGGCATAGTCGGTGAATTTCCTGTAAAAATTGGGGATTATGTTTCCACCGGGCAAACAATCACCACCATTATTCAAAATGATGCCCTGGATTTAAATCTTTCTGTACCTTCCAATCGCTTGAAGCAGCTGCGAGCTGGTTTACCTGTACAGTTAGTCGAGCCGACGACACAAAAAGTAATTGGCACGGGGGCAATTAACTATATTTCTCCCACAGTTAGTTCCAATCAGCAATCGATTTTGAGCAAGGCCCGTTTTAATAATTCCCAAGGACGATTGCGCGATGGGCAATATGTGCAGGCGCGGATTATTTGGAATCGCCAACCAGGGATATTAATTCCCACCGTTGCCATTTCTCGGATTGGCGGACAGAGTTTTGTGTTTGTCACAGAAAACACAACTGTTAACGGCAAACCACAGCAAATTGTGCATCAGCGTTTAGTGCGCCTTGGTGATATTCAAGGAACGAATTATCAAGTTCTTGATGGGCTTAAACCAGGCGAAACCATTGTTACCTCTGGCATTCTCAAACTGAGAGAAGGCACACCCATTCAACCCCAATCCTAA